The segment GCCTGCCCCAATGGTCAAACCGCCGTCAACAGTTGCGGGTCGTTGAAGGGCTTCCGTTGGGGGGAGGGCGGTACCTGCTGCTGGTCAAGTGTGGCGAACGCCAGATGTTGTTAGCCCTCACACCGCAGCATGGGGTGCAGCTGCTCGCCGATTTCCCCGCCAGCGAGCCTGAAGAAGCGGCGCAACTGAAAGGGCGCAACGGTGATGTGCAAACGGACGAGAGGGCGCCAAAAGACAATGTCAGGCACAACAGCCGCTGGGTGTGGTCTTCATGGTTGCCTCTGCTGACCTTGCTTGTGATATTGCTCGTTGGTGCCGTCGCTGCCGCCCAATCACCGACAGCCTCCGCTGTCCGCTCACAACTGAGTGTCGGGCGAGAAGCGGTGCAGATTTTGTTGGTGTTGACTTTGATTGCGTTGGCGCCGTTTCTGCTGTCGGTCATGACTTGTTTCACCCGTATCGTCATCGTGCTGAGCCTGTTGCGGATGGCCTTGGGCACGCCACAGACGCCGCCCAATCCCGTCGTTATCGGCATGGCGTTGTTTTTAACGCTGTTCGTCATGGCGCCAACTTTGCAGGAAGCCAACGAGAAAGGGTTACGCCCTTTCTTGCAGGGGCACCTAAGCGTGGAGCGGGCTGTCGCTGAAGGTTATCGCCCGTTTCAGCGTTTTATGCTGCGGCAGGTGCGGGAGCAAGACATCGCTTTGTTTCTGCGCATCGCGCGACTGCCCAACCCTCAGCGCCCCGAAGATGTGCCGGCGCACATTCTCGTTCCCGCGTTTATTCTCAGCGAGGTGCGCACCGGCTTTGAAATCGGCTTTTTGCTCTCGGTGCCCTTTCTCGTCGTGGATGTCGTCATTGCCAGTGTGTTGATGGGGTTGGGCATGTTGATGGTGCCGCCCATGCTCATCTCCCTGCCGCTCAAACTGCTGTTGTTCGTGTTGGCGGACGGATGGCATCTCCTAATGCGCGGCTTAGCGCTCAGCGTCCGATGAACGGAAGGGGAGAGCGGCGATGACCCCAGCGTTCGCTGTGGATGTGATGCGCCAAGCGATGTTGGTCGGGTTGACCTTGGCGTTGCCGCCGTTGCTGGCGGTGCTCGTTGTCGGCTTGATTATCGGGATTTTGCAAGCGGCGACAGGTATTCAGGAGTTCACTTTGACCTTTGTCCCCAAGGTGCTGACGGTGTTGGCGCTCGCGCTGTTGTTGGGCGCGTTGGGGCTGGGATTGGCGAGTGAGTTCACGGCACGGGTGTTAAGCCTGATTCCGCAGGTGACTGGGCAATGAATGTCCCTGACGCTTTGCTAACGATGTGGACGCAATGGTTAGTGGCGGCGGCACGCTTCGGCGGCGCATTAGCGCTCATGCCAGCGCTTGCGGTGCCGCAGGTGCCACCGTTAGCCCGTAGCGTCGTTGTGCTGGGTGCGGCGCTCGCCGGCGTAGCGTTCGTCCCACCGGTGAACGCTGACACGCCTGCAGCCTTGGTGTTCGTGCTGGTGCGGGAAGCGGTGATCGGGATACTTATCGGGATGACATTTGCCGCGTTCGTGTGGTTGTGGGAGTGGGTGGGTGAACTGGCGGACTGGCAGGTGGGGTTTGGCTTTGCGGCGTTGGCTGATCCCGTCATGGGCACGCGCGTCGCCATTATCGCCCGCGCCGCGACTTTGCTGGCGGGCGTGTCGTTCTTCCAACTGGGCGGGCATCACCTGCTGTTGCGCACCGTGGCGGAGAGTTACCGCTTGCTGCCAGTTGGGACGACGCTGCGGTTCACGCCGCAGTTGGGTGAAGCGTGGTTCAACCTATTGGCGCAAGGGTTCGTGACAGCGTTGCCGCTCATCGTCCCGACTTTAGGCGCTGTCTTGTTGATAGACCTCGTGTTGGGGTTGATGGGGCGAGCCGCACCTCAAGTGGGAGTGTTGCTCTGGGGTATGCCCGCTCGCGTCATCGTTTGCTTGTTTGTGACAGCGACGGCGCTGACAGCCATGCCATCGCTCGCCGAGCGGCTGTTGAATCGGCTGGTGACCGCTATCCCTTCGCTTTTGGCAGCGCTGCGGTGATGAGAGGTGAACAACGATGTTGTGGTCTGACAAAACAGAAGCACCGACGCCCAAACGGAGGGAAGACGCGCGCAAGCAAGGCATCGTGCCGCGCAGCGCTGAATTGACCGGCACAGTCGTTTTGCTTATCGGCGCCGTCGCAGCCGGATGGTTTTTGCCACAGTGGTGGCGAACGATGACGCAAGGACTTTCTGCCCTCATTATGCATAACGACTGGACCCCTTTGCTCCGCTACACCTTAATGCCGACTTTGCTGTTCGTGGCGCTGCTGATGGGCGTCGCATTCATCGTCGGCTTGGTTCAAACGAAGTTCTTGTTCACCCTTCAACCGTTGCGTTGGGATTGGCAGAAAGTCAACCCAATGGCAGGGATACGGCGTATGTTCTCGGCGATGGCGCTGTGGGATGCAATGCGCAACCTACTCAAAGCCGTAATCGTCGCTTACATCGGGTTTGTGACCTTGCGCGGGCAGATGGATGCAGTGTTAGGCGGCACGCAATGGGGCGTCGTGGAAGGAGCGGCTACAATCGGTCACATAGCCGTGCAATTGTTTTGGCGCTGCCTGATTGCCCTGCTTATCTTGGCGGCGATGGATTACGCCGTCCAATGGTGGCGCGTGGAGCGGTCTCTGCGCATGACACGCCAAGAAATTAAGGATGAACTGAAACAATTTGAGGGTGACCCATCTGTCAAAGCCCGCTTGCGTCGGCGCTATCGCCAATTGGTCATGCACCGCCAACTGCAACGGGTGCGTGAAGCGACTGTCGTCGTCACCAACCCCACGCATTACGCGGTCGCGTTGCGCTACGCCCCAAAAGAAATGCCCGCTCCGCAGGTCATCGCCAAGGGCAGCGATTGGTTGGCCCAGCGCATCGTTCAAGAAGCGCGCCGACACAGCGTCCCCATCGTCACTAACGCTCCGTTGGCGCAAGCCCTAATGAAGGTCAATATCGGGGCATTGATTCCACCTGAACTTTATCAGGCTGCCGCTGAAGTGCTGGCGTATGTCTTCCGCGTTACGGGACGCGCAAAGGAGGTGTTGGGTGAAGCATGAAAGAACAGAAAAAGTGGGGTCGCGTCACCAATACCAGATGCGCGATAACTGCCAAGTGCCTCGGAACGCCGACGCGCAGCCTTTGCTCCAGAACGATTCAGCGTCACCGAGCACCGCTTTGCCGGAGACACGCTGCCGAGGCACCTCACCCTCGCCAAAACACTGACCGCACGACAAGATAGCCGACGCGCCATGTAAGGAGGCTTTGGCGGGCATGGTGTCCAAAACGGTAGGACTTAAGCAAAATGAAGTATGGACAGTGGTGGCGGTGGGGTCGGTGTTGGCGATGTTGTTGGTGCCGATGCCGCCGATGTTGCTGGATTTGCTGTTGCTGTTGCATTTTGTCGGGGCGTTGGCGCTGTTCTTCATCGTCCTGATGCTGCGTGAGCCGTTAGAGTTCTCGTCTTTTCCGTCGGTTTTGTTGTTCGCGGCGTTGTTTCGGACGGCGTTGTCCGTCGCTGTGATGCGAGCGATTTTGACCAACGGCTTGGCTGGGCAGTTGGTTGTCTCTGTTGGGGAATGGGTGTTAGGGGGAAATTTCCTCGTCGGCGTCGTGTTGTTCCTAACGCTGGTCATCGTGCAATTTGCCGTCGTGACGGGTGGGGCTAACCGCATCGCGGAAGTGGCGGCGCGGTTCACTTTGGACGCGCTGCCCGGCAAGCAAATGAGCATTGACGCTGACTTGTCGGCAGGGTTGATCACCGAGGAAGAAGCGCGCCGCCGCCGCAAACAGTTGGAACTGGAAGCCGATTTTTACGGAGCGATGGACGGTGCCGCCAAGTTCATGCGGGGCGATGCGGTCACGGCGTTTTTGGTGGCGGTGTTGTGTTTTGTCGGCGGCTTGCTTATCGGCGTCTGGCAACGGGGCGAAAGTTGGGAGACGGCGCTGCGCACCTACGCTTTGTTGACTGTCGGGCAAGGGTTACTCGTTCAAATTCCCGCTTTGTTAGTCTCCGCTGCCGCAGGGTTCATCGTCACGCGTGCCGCTTCGGATGAAAGTTTGGGCGCGACAGTCGCTAAGGAGGCGAAAGCGCAACCGGATGCGTTGCTGTTTGCTGCGGGTATCGCGGCGCTGCTGGGGTTGCTGCCGGGGTTGCCGAAGGTGCCTTTTCTGGTGCTGAGCATCGGGATGGGCGTTGGAGCATGGTGGCTGCGGCAGCAAGCCCTCAAACCGCCAGCACAACCGACGACACCGTCAGTGACGCAGCACCCTCAGGATTTCACCGCGTTCGTGCGGGTTGACCCGGTTGAAGTGGAGTTAGGTTTTGCGCTGGTGCCAATGGCGATGGAGCAAGAAGGCGGGAAATTGCTGCACCGTATCACGAACCTGCGACGGAAACTGGCGGAGGAATTGGGCTTATTGGTGCCTCCCGTGCGGGTGCGGGATAACTTGTTGCTGCCTCCCAACCGTTATGTTATTAAAGTGCGTGGGGCGAAAGTGAGCGAAGGCGACTGTTACCCCCATAACTTGTTAGCCATCGGCGCTCCGCAATTGCCACCGTTGGAAGGGGTCGCCGCAAGAGATCCAGCGTTTGGGCTCCCCGCTTACTGGATTGCCCCGGACAAAAAGCGTGAGGCGGAGCGGTGCGGTTACACCGTCGTGGACGCGGAAACGACCATCATCACCCACTTGTCTGAAGTCATCAAAGCCTACGCCCCAGACATTATGTCCCGCCAGGAAGTTCAGGCGCTGTTGGAGCAAGTGCGCCAGACCCATCCCGCTGTCGTGGAAGAGGTCACGCCCCAGTTGCTTTCGCGCAGTGAAATCCACCAAGTCCTCTGTAACCTGTTGGCGGAGGGTGTGCCTATCAAAGACATGGTCGCTATCTTGGAGGCGATGGCGGATGCCGCCCGTCTCAGTAAGGACACGGATTTTTTGACCGAGCGTGTCCGCCGCCGTTTAGCCCGCCTCATTTGCCAACTCGTTCAATTGCCGGATGGGACTTTGCCAATCATCGCCTTAGACCCAGCAATGGAGCAGCGACTGTTGACACATGTTCAGGAAACGGACGGGGGGCGACTCCTCGTGCCCGACCCAGGGCTGTGGCAGCGGTTGGTAGAAGAGATCGCCCGCGCCGCTGAGCGCGTGGCGGCTGAGGGTGTGCAACCCGTGCTTGTTTGCAGCGGGGCGTTGCGGCTGCCGTTGCGCCGGCTGTTAGGGCGGTTTCTGCCGCGTTTGCCGGTCATCAGTTACGAGGAAGTCAATGCCGCAAAGGTGTCTATGCAAAC is part of the bacterium HR17 genome and harbors:
- the fliP gene encoding Flagellar biosynthetic protein FliP, with the translated sequence MELMDASAARVLASCLVTCGVVWGLGWWLRRSLPQWSNRRQQLRVVEGLPLGGGRYLLLVKCGERQMLLALTPQHGVQLLADFPASEPEEAAQLKGRNGDVQTDERAPKDNVRHNSRWVWSSWLPLLTLLVILLVGAVAAAQSPTASAVRSQLSVGREAVQILLVLTLIALAPFLLSVMTCFTRIVIVLSLLRMALGTPQTPPNPVVIGMALFLTLFVMAPTLQEANEKGLRPFLQGHLSVERAVAEGYRPFQRFMLRQVREQDIALFLRIARLPNPQRPEDVPAHILVPAFILSEVRTGFEIGFLLSVPFLVVDVVIASVLMGLGMLMVPPMLISLPLKLLLFVLADGWHLLMRGLALSVR
- the flhB gene encoding Flagellar biosynthetic protein FlhB, whose amino-acid sequence is MLWSDKTEAPTPKRREDARKQGIVPRSAELTGTVVLLIGAVAAGWFLPQWWRTMTQGLSALIMHNDWTPLLRYTLMPTLLFVALLMGVAFIVGLVQTKFLFTLQPLRWDWQKVNPMAGIRRMFSAMALWDAMRNLLKAVIVAYIGFVTLRGQMDAVLGGTQWGVVEGAATIGHIAVQLFWRCLIALLILAAMDYAVQWWRVERSLRMTRQEIKDELKQFEGDPSVKARLRRRYRQLVMHRQLQRVREATVVVTNPTHYAVALRYAPKEMPAPQVIAKGSDWLAQRIVQEARRHSVPIVTNAPLAQALMKVNIGALIPPELYQAAAEVLAYVFRVTGRAKEVLGEA
- the flhA gene encoding Flagellar biosynthesis protein FlhA, whose amino-acid sequence is MVSKTVGLKQNEVWTVVAVGSVLAMLLVPMPPMLLDLLLLLHFVGALALFFIVLMLREPLEFSSFPSVLLFAALFRTALSVAVMRAILTNGLAGQLVVSVGEWVLGGNFLVGVVLFLTLVIVQFAVVTGGANRIAEVAARFTLDALPGKQMSIDADLSAGLITEEEARRRRKQLELEADFYGAMDGAAKFMRGDAVTAFLVAVLCFVGGLLIGVWQRGESWETALRTYALLTVGQGLLVQIPALLVSAAAGFIVTRAASDESLGATVAKEAKAQPDALLFAAGIAALLGLLPGLPKVPFLVLSIGMGVGAWWLRQQALKPPAQPTTPSVTQHPQDFTAFVRVDPVEVELGFALVPMAMEQEGGKLLHRITNLRRKLAEELGLLVPPVRVRDNLLLPPNRYVIKVRGAKVSEGDCYPHNLLAIGAPQLPPLEGVAARDPAFGLPAYWIAPDKKREAERCGYTVVDAETTIITHLSEVIKAYAPDIMSRQEVQALLEQVRQTHPAVVEEVTPQLLSRSEIHQVLCNLLAEGVPIKDMVAILEAMADAARLSKDTDFLTERVRRRLARLICQLVQLPDGTLPIIALDPAMEQRLLTHVQETDGGRLLVPDPGLWQRLVEEIARAAERVAAEGVQPVLVCSGALRLPLRRLLGRFLPRLPVISYEEVNAAKVSMQTKAVVGGDLA